From the genome of Flavobacterium luteolum, one region includes:
- a CDS encoding DUF2024 family protein → MKIAVWDTYVTRKDGKIMHFDILVDENINDAEQVYEYGKIYLKSVAQEGQALSAKECRFCHIDKAPIEVENQIRENGFSIIEMENCN, encoded by the coding sequence ATGAAAATAGCAGTTTGGGATACTTACGTAACCCGCAAAGACGGAAAAATAATGCACTTTGATATTTTGGTAGATGAAAACATCAACGATGCAGAACAAGTATATGAATATGGTAAAATATATCTAAAAAGTGTAGCTCAAGAAGGACAGGCTTTGTCAGCAAAAGAATGTCGTTTTTGCCACATTGATAAAGCGCCGATTGAAGTTGAAAATCAGATTCGGGAAAATGGGTTTTCTATTATTGAAATGGAAAACTGTAATTAA
- a CDS encoding YggS family pyridoxal phosphate-dependent enzyme, which yields MKNDIIFNLIKVHQRIENACRIAGRNPANVQLLLATKTVPAEKIRIAIEAGENLMGENKMQELRDKNDILQNLPVERHFIGHLQTNKVKDVLKYVTCIQSLDRINLADELHKQLQNQNRKLDVFVQVNTSYEESKFGLPPEEVLSFIKKIKTYETLTIKGLMTIGLLDVEKEKMIPSLRLLRTIRDEIYSEGIEGLTDLKLSMGMSQDLELAIAEGSNMVRIGTSIFGNRFLGKEIWNENIAE from the coding sequence ATGAAAAACGATATTATTTTTAATTTGATTAAAGTACATCAGCGCATCGAAAACGCTTGTCGAATTGCCGGAAGAAATCCTGCTAATGTTCAGCTTTTATTGGCAACCAAAACGGTTCCAGCAGAAAAAATACGCATTGCGATTGAAGCTGGAGAAAATTTAATGGGAGAAAATAAAATGCAGGAGTTGCGGGATAAAAATGATATTTTGCAAAATCTTCCCGTCGAACGCCATTTTATTGGACATCTTCAGACCAACAAAGTAAAAGACGTGCTGAAATACGTTACTTGCATTCAGTCTTTGGATCGAATAAATCTGGCTGACGAACTTCATAAACAGCTTCAAAACCAAAACAGAAAATTGGATGTTTTTGTACAAGTGAATACATCTTATGAAGAAAGTAAATTTGGTTTACCGCCAGAAGAGGTTTTATCTTTCATCAAAAAAATAAAAACTTACGAAACGCTAACTATTAAAGGTTTAATGACAATTGGTTTATTGGATGTGGAGAAAGAAAAAATGATTCCGTCTCTAAGACTTTTAAGAACTATTCGGGATGAAATTTATTCGGAAGGAATTGAAGGTTTAACCGATTTAAAACTTTCTATGGGAATGTCTCAGGATCTAGAACTTGCCATTGCCGAAGGTTCGAATATGGTTCGTATTGGTACTTCAATATTCGGAAACCGCTTTTTAGGGAAAGAAATCTGGAACGAAAACATTGCAGAATAA
- a CDS encoding AAA family ATPase, giving the protein MNLNDLTVIDTEKIALDDLFFSDENKAALLQIIKEHQYIEELKKYNLKVDNKILLHGSSGCGKTTTAKAIANTLDKKIIIVNLSTVVDSRIGETSKNLKAIFDKAIRERAVLFLDEFDQIGKSRDSDDKDVGEMRRLVNTIIQLFDYFPSDSLLICATNHYEIIDSALLRRFQLRLKYEMPSEKQLNVYYDKILGSFPEHFQNIERRYSISYAEALDYINTAMKKQIIAALDLNKNA; this is encoded by the coding sequence ATGAACCTGAATGATCTTACCGTAATTGATACTGAAAAAATTGCTCTAGACGATTTATTTTTTAGTGATGAGAATAAAGCCGCTTTACTTCAGATTATCAAAGAACATCAATATATCGAGGAATTAAAAAAGTACAATCTTAAAGTCGACAATAAAATTTTATTGCATGGAAGTTCTGGCTGCGGTAAAACGACAACGGCAAAAGCAATTGCAAATACTTTAGATAAAAAAATTATTATAGTAAATCTTAGCACCGTTGTAGATTCTAGAATTGGTGAAACTTCTAAGAATTTAAAAGCGATTTTTGATAAAGCCATAAGAGAAAGAGCGGTTTTATTTTTGGATGAGTTTGACCAGATTGGAAAAAGTCGTGACAGTGATGATAAAGATGTGGGCGAAATGAGGCGTTTGGTAAACACGATAATTCAGCTTTTTGATTATTTCCCTTCTGACAGCTTATTGATTTGTGCCACCAATCATTACGAAATAATTGATAGCGCTTTATTGAGAAGATTTCAGCTTCGTTTGAAATATGAAATGCCTTCAGAAAAACAGCTGAATGTTTATTATGATAAAATCTTAGGCAGTTTTCCAGAACATTTTCAGAATATAGAAAGACGTTATTCGATTTCTTATGCTGAGGCTTTAGATTATATCAACACTGCAATGAAAAAGCAGATTATTGCTGCTTTGGATTTAAATAAAAACGCATAA
- a CDS encoding glycosyltransferase yields MESETIISEQFYANTSSAISEKTINGSFFGTQQKSQKVHVERPTSPFGLAVLIGTFLLLLAGVGVVFLLQDDFEKFHFERIASTWGLPFLVITTILFFYQAGVFLYSSYLYLRYKAIPSVSDDLLPTCTIIVPAYNEGKLVWDTLLSLADSDYPAEKLQLLAIDDGSKDDTWYWMQEAKAKLGDRVTIFQQPKNQGKRQALYRGFKLGTGEIFVTVDSDSIVKKDTLRNLVSPFGVNKKCGAVAGNVQVLNNKKAILPKMLNVSFVMSFEFQRSAESELGSVLCTPGALAAYKRDAVFNCLPEWINQTFMGEPSDIGEDRALTNMILKQGFEVKFQRNAVVLTNVPEEYKGLYKMFIRWARSNVRENLMMAKYVFTDFRKESKFGARMLFLNQFFKIAMTYPFILFMFYFIAVHPVLFLSSTLMAILIFSTFSMVFYAKRYTLSESFWAYSYSVFYTFSLFWIAPYAIATANKKGWLTRGL; encoded by the coding sequence ATGGAAAGCGAAACAATTATCTCAGAACAATTTTACGCGAACACTAGTTCAGCGATCAGCGAAAAAACAATAAATGGTTCTTTTTTCGGAACTCAACAAAAATCACAAAAAGTGCATGTAGAAAGACCAACTAGTCCGTTTGGATTGGCGGTTCTTATTGGGACTTTTTTATTACTATTAGCAGGTGTTGGAGTAGTATTTCTATTGCAGGATGATTTTGAAAAATTTCATTTTGAAAGAATTGCTTCAACTTGGGGATTACCATTTTTAGTTATCACAACAATCCTATTCTTTTACCAAGCAGGAGTTTTCTTGTATAGCTCTTATTTGTATTTAAGATATAAAGCGATTCCATCAGTATCAGACGATTTATTGCCAACTTGTACGATTATCGTTCCAGCATACAATGAAGGGAAATTGGTTTGGGATACTTTATTAAGCCTTGCAGACAGCGATTATCCAGCAGAAAAACTACAGCTTTTGGCTATTGATGATGGAAGTAAAGATGATACTTGGTATTGGATGCAAGAAGCAAAAGCAAAATTGGGAGATCGTGTAACGATTTTTCAGCAGCCAAAAAACCAAGGAAAACGTCAGGCATTATACAGAGGATTTAAATTAGGAACGGGAGAAATCTTTGTAACTGTAGATAGTGATTCTATTGTGAAAAAAGATACTTTGAGAAACTTGGTAAGTCCGTTTGGAGTAAACAAAAAATGTGGTGCCGTTGCAGGAAACGTTCAGGTTTTGAACAACAAAAAAGCAATTTTGCCAAAAATGCTGAATGTAAGTTTTGTAATGAGTTTTGAATTCCAACGTTCTGCAGAAAGCGAATTAGGTTCTGTATTATGTACACCAGGAGCTTTGGCAGCTTACAAAAGAGATGCCGTTTTTAACTGTCTTCCAGAGTGGATCAACCAAACTTTTATGGGTGAACCATCAGATATTGGAGAAGACCGTGCTTTGACTAATATGATTTTGAAACAAGGTTTTGAAGTTAAATTTCAAAGAAATGCAGTGGTATTGACAAACGTTCCTGAAGAATACAAAGGATTGTACAAAATGTTCATAAGATGGGCGAGAAGTAACGTTCGTGAAAATCTTATGATGGCAAAATATGTTTTTACAGATTTTAGAAAAGAATCAAAATTTGGAGCGAGAATGTTATTCTTAAACCAGTTTTTCAAAATTGCTATGACATACCCGTTTATATTATTTATGTTTTACTTTATTGCTGTTCACCCAGTATTATTTTTAAGTTCAACATTAATGGCAATTTTAATCTTCTCTACTTTTTCAATGGTATTTTACGCAAAAAGATACACGCTTTCAGAATCATTCTGGGCTTATTCTTATAGTGTTTTTTACACTTTCAGTTTATTCTGGATTGCACCTTATGCTATTGCAACAGCCAACAAAAAAGGTTGGTTGACAAGAGGATTGTAA
- a CDS encoding response regulator: protein MSKEHYYLLLADDDEDDCLFFKEALDEITVSADLSMVHDGVQLMSYLENNTSKLPDVLFLDLNMPRKNGLECLDEIKKDEKLKNLPIIIFSTSLDSEIVNNLYLKGASYYIRKPGEFSKLKNVIEKALTIASENNFKQPERASFILQP from the coding sequence ATGAGTAAAGAGCATTATTATCTTTTGCTGGCTGATGATGACGAAGACGACTGCCTTTTCTTTAAAGAAGCCCTCGATGAAATAACGGTCAGCGCTGATCTTTCTATGGTTCACGACGGTGTTCAGCTTATGAGTTATCTGGAAAACAATACTTCAAAACTTCCGGATGTTCTTTTTTTGGATTTAAATATGCCTAGAAAAAATGGCTTAGAGTGTCTAGACGAGATTAAAAAAGACGAAAAATTAAAAAATCTGCCCATCATCATTTTTTCTACTTCGCTGGACAGCGAAATAGTTAACAATTTATACTTAAAAGGCGCCTCTTATTATATTCGGAAACCTGGCGAATTTTCAAAACTCAAAAACGTAATTGAAAAGGCATTAACAATTGCGTCAGAAAATAATTTCAAGCAGCCCGAAAGAGCTAGTTTCATACTGCAACCTTAA
- a CDS encoding PAS domain S-box protein: MNRKKKEHYFLSEGGEMGELIRSADWSQTPLGDPEKWPQSLKTMIAMMLGNPFGMYIAWGKNYTQIYNDAFRPILGASKHPEALGGSSKDTFAEIWDTIGPLFTDVMQGKAVSFPDFKVPLNRNGYTEDCFFDFSYSPIKIEDGSIGGILVTVIETTEKKIVADALQESNARFVNNIMQAPVAMCIFKGENNIVEIANEQMLQLWGAKAENIINKPIFEVLPELKKQGLDEILQTVFISGKKVVTDELFVPLNRNGQTENTYINFVYEALREIDGTISGVVAIATEVTAQVLARTKVEESEQKIRQLVENAPFPIGVYVGKEMRIELANESIIKIWGKGPDVIGKTYREILPELQNQSVFEQVESVFETGQSFHSRNSRIDIVIDNVLQSFYFNYSFTPLYDLNGKIYGVMNTAVEITDLFLAKQKIEESDKRFRDTVRQAPVGITILRGPEYIVEMANEAYLKLVDREEKTFVGKPLYHSLPEVKESVSALLDGVLNTGIPFHGIEVPIPLNRFGKIETSYFDFLYHPLKEENGTISGILVTVTEVSEKVEARKRVELNEDRLKIVVEASELGTWELNVKTRIPTYSKRYLEIIGGYTEDIMLTHEELLAHLHPDDLHIRNKGFKEALSSGFLNYEVRVIWKDQSIHWIEGKGKVFYDENHQPQKLIGTIRDITEEKKYQQKIEESEKKLRNLIMQSPVPKAILRGTDFVIEMANFALLNNIWKKEETEVEGKKILELFPELNKQKYDQLLNKVYKSGEVYSESESLLFIDNENGGNQFYVDFEFAPLRESDNSISGIRITLIDVTEKVEARKKIEESEKRFRLLTESIPQLIWETDADGNALFTSGRWLEYTGIEPGIEGSWQKMIHPDDFDENVKIWQHALATGEMYRCDVRMRRKDGSYRWHTVIGEPVFGLDNKIIKWVGAFTDIHTEKAFTHELEQQVTARTRELIQINESLQKSEERYHLMVEEVQEYAILYLNSNGIIENWNAGAEKIKGYKAEEIIGKYFAVFYTEKDQKNNLPQKLLQIAREKGKVIHEGWRKRKDGSLFWASVVITAVHNKQKEVIGFSKVTHDLTEKKKDEDKLRMNALELAQKNNELEEMNKELQSFAYISSHDLQEPLRKIQTFASQIIEKEAKNLSENGKDKFKRMQNAAQRMQTLINDLLAYSRTNIQERIFIKTDLAQIVKEVKEDLTEELDQKSAVIEIEQSVEVDIIPFQFKQLLYNLISNSLKFSNPDIPIVIKIRSKIALGKDLENEKLIPAKKYCYIEVADNGIGFEAQYNKKIFEVFQRLHGRDRYNGTGIGLAIVKKIIENHNGIITASGIQNQGASFDIYIPVK, from the coding sequence ATGAACCGCAAAAAAAAGGAACATTATTTTCTTTCCGAAGGAGGAGAAATGGGAGAATTAATTCGTTCTGCAGATTGGAGCCAAACTCCGTTGGGAGATCCTGAAAAATGGCCACAAAGTTTAAAAACAATGATCGCAATGATGCTCGGCAATCCGTTTGGAATGTACATTGCATGGGGGAAAAATTATACTCAAATATACAATGATGCCTTTCGTCCTATTTTGGGCGCTTCTAAACATCCAGAAGCTTTGGGCGGAAGTTCTAAAGATACATTTGCAGAAATCTGGGATACAATAGGACCTCTATTTACCGATGTGATGCAAGGAAAAGCAGTAAGTTTTCCTGATTTTAAAGTGCCACTTAATCGGAATGGTTATACAGAAGATTGTTTTTTTGACTTTTCGTATAGTCCTATAAAAATAGAAGACGGCTCTATTGGCGGCATATTGGTGACGGTTATCGAAACCACCGAAAAGAAAATTGTTGCAGATGCTTTACAAGAAAGTAATGCACGATTTGTCAATAATATTATGCAGGCTCCGGTTGCCATGTGTATTTTTAAAGGCGAAAACAATATTGTAGAAATCGCCAATGAACAAATGTTACAGCTTTGGGGCGCAAAAGCTGAAAACATCATCAATAAACCTATTTTTGAAGTTCTTCCTGAATTGAAAAAACAAGGTCTTGATGAAATTCTGCAAACCGTTTTTATCTCAGGAAAAAAGGTAGTTACTGACGAACTTTTTGTTCCGTTAAACCGAAATGGACAAACTGAAAACACTTATATCAATTTTGTTTATGAAGCTTTACGAGAAATCGACGGCACTATTTCTGGAGTTGTAGCTATCGCCACAGAAGTTACAGCCCAAGTTTTGGCTCGTACAAAAGTAGAAGAAAGCGAACAGAAAATAAGACAGCTGGTTGAAAATGCTCCTTTTCCGATTGGTGTTTATGTCGGAAAAGAAATGCGCATTGAACTCGCTAATGAATCTATTATAAAAATATGGGGAAAAGGCCCAGATGTAATTGGGAAAACATATCGTGAAATTCTACCAGAACTGCAAAATCAATCTGTATTTGAGCAAGTTGAATCGGTTTTTGAAACTGGACAATCTTTTCATTCCAGAAATTCCCGTATAGATATTGTGATCGATAATGTATTGCAATCGTTTTATTTCAATTATAGTTTTACGCCTTTGTACGATCTGAATGGAAAAATTTACGGTGTAATGAATACTGCTGTAGAAATTACCGACTTATTCTTAGCCAAACAAAAAATTGAAGAAAGCGATAAACGATTCCGTGATACGGTAAGACAAGCTCCCGTTGGAATCACGATTCTTCGCGGACCAGAATATATAGTAGAAATGGCCAACGAGGCTTATCTTAAATTGGTAGATCGAGAAGAAAAAACTTTTGTTGGCAAACCTTTGTATCATTCATTGCCAGAAGTAAAAGAAAGCGTTAGTGCCTTACTAGATGGTGTTTTAAATACTGGAATTCCTTTTCATGGAATTGAAGTTCCCATTCCTTTAAATCGATTCGGAAAAATAGAAACTTCTTATTTTGATTTTCTTTATCATCCTTTAAAAGAAGAAAACGGAACTATTTCTGGAATCTTGGTAACCGTTACCGAAGTAAGCGAAAAAGTCGAAGCAAGAAAAAGGGTCGAACTGAATGAAGATCGTCTTAAAATTGTCGTGGAAGCCAGCGAACTGGGAACTTGGGAACTGAATGTAAAAACCCGTATTCCAACTTATTCTAAAAGATATCTTGAGATTATTGGTGGTTATACCGAAGATATAATGCTTACTCACGAAGAATTATTGGCGCATCTTCATCCCGATGATTTACATATTCGAAATAAAGGTTTCAAAGAAGCTTTAAGTTCAGGTTTTTTAAATTATGAAGTTCGCGTAATCTGGAAAGACCAATCTATACATTGGATTGAAGGAAAAGGAAAAGTTTTTTATGATGAGAACCATCAGCCGCAAAAATTAATTGGAACTATTCGAGATATCACCGAAGAAAAAAAATATCAGCAGAAAATTGAAGAAAGCGAAAAGAAACTGCGAAATCTTATTATGCAGTCGCCTGTTCCGAAAGCTATTTTGCGCGGAACCGATTTTGTAATCGAAATGGCCAATTTTGCACTTTTAAACAATATCTGGAAAAAAGAAGAAACTGAAGTTGAAGGAAAAAAAATACTCGAATTATTTCCTGAGCTTAATAAACAGAAATATGATCAATTATTAAATAAAGTCTACAAATCTGGAGAAGTGTATTCAGAATCTGAGTCTTTGCTTTTTATTGACAATGAAAACGGTGGCAATCAATTTTATGTAGACTTTGAATTTGCTCCGCTCCGCGAAAGCGATAATTCTATTTCTGGAATTAGAATAACACTTATTGATGTTACCGAAAAAGTTGAAGCAAGAAAGAAAATCGAAGAAAGCGAGAAAAGATTCCGTCTGCTTACAGAAAGTATTCCGCAGTTAATTTGGGAAACCGATGCCGATGGAAATGCCCTTTTTACTTCGGGAAGATGGCTTGAATATACTGGTATTGAACCTGGAATAGAAGGTTCTTGGCAAAAAATGATTCACCCAGACGATTTTGACGAAAATGTCAAGATTTGGCAGCATGCACTAGCAACTGGAGAAATGTATCGCTGTGACGTGCGAATGCGCAGAAAAGATGGTTCATACAGATGGCACACCGTTATTGGCGAACCCGTTTTTGGACTCGATAACAAAATAATAAAATGGGTTGGCGCTTTTACCGATATTCATACCGAAAAGGCCTTTACACATGAACTTGAGCAACAGGTTACAGCCAGAACGAGAGAATTAATCCAAATTAACGAATCGCTTCAAAAAAGCGAAGAACGCTATCATTTGATGGTAGAAGAGGTTCAGGAATATGCCATTTTATATTTGAATAGCAATGGTATTATTGAAAACTGGAATGCTGGTGCAGAAAAAATAAAAGGCTATAAAGCAGAAGAAATCATCGGAAAATATTTTGCTGTATTTTATACCGAAAAAGACCAAAAAAACAATCTTCCACAAAAACTGCTGCAGATTGCCAGAGAAAAAGGAAAAGTTATACATGAAGGCTGGCGCAAACGCAAAGACGGAAGTCTATTTTGGGCAAGTGTAGTAATAACGGCCGTTCATAACAAACAAAAAGAAGTTATTGGTTTCTCTAAAGTAACGCATGATCTGACCGAAAAAAAGAAAGACGAAGACAAGCTCAGAATGAATGCATTAGAACTGGCTCAGAAAAACAATGAGTTAGAAGAAATGAATAAAGAACTACAGTCCTTTGCTTACATTTCGAGTCATGATTTGCAGGAACCGCTTCGAAAAATACAGACTTTTGCTTCTCAGATTATAGAGAAAGAAGCGAAAAATTTATCGGAAAACGGAAAGGATAAATTTAAAAGAATGCAGAATGCCGCACAGCGAATGCAGACTTTGATTAATGATTTATTAGCGTATTCTAGAACAAATATTCAGGAACGTATTTTTATAAAAACAGATCTTGCTCAGATTGTAAAAGAAGTAAAAGAAGATTTAACCGAAGAACTAGATCAGAAAAGTGCTGTAATTGAAATTGAACAAAGCGTTGAAGTTGATATTATTCCGTTTCAATTCAAACAATTGCTGTATAACCTCATCAGCAATTCATTAAAGTTCTCAAATCCCGATATTCCAATTGTAATTAAAATAAGAAGTAAAATTGCATTAGGAAAAGATTTAGAAAATGAAAAACTAATTCCTGCAAAAAAATACTGTTATATAGAAGTTGCAGACAACGGAATTGGTTTTGAAGCGCAATACAATAAAAAAATATTCGAAGTTTTTCAGCGTCTCCACGGACGCGATCGCTATAATGGAACCGGAATCGGATTGGCGATTGTGAAAAAAATTATCGAAAACCACAACGGAATCATCACCGCTTCGGGAATTCAGAATCAAGGAGCTTCTTTTGATATTTATATTCCAGTAAAATAA
- a CDS encoding lipocalin family protein, with protein MKNRNFLFVLALSAGMFVTSCSNDDNEGETIVPIQGKYNLSQTGTIVNGQEVLVDAPQNQAGCNRDYLDLRLSNAAVIGDYNGSDCALTETTGTYVRSHNDLTLTVGNISSTSDIMNLTNKELKIKDKTTGIITVYTR; from the coding sequence ATGAAAAATAGAAACTTTTTATTCGTATTAGCCTTAAGCGCGGGAATGTTCGTAACCTCTTGTAGTAACGACGATAATGAAGGAGAAACAATAGTTCCAATTCAAGGGAAATATAATCTAAGCCAAACTGGAACAATTGTTAATGGACAGGAAGTGTTAGTTGATGCTCCGCAGAATCAAGCAGGATGCAACAGAGATTATTTAGATTTAAGATTAAGTAATGCAGCGGTTATTGGTGATTATAACGGAAGTGATTGTGCCTTAACAGAAACTACAGGTACTTATGTAAGATCTCACAACGATTTAACGCTTACTGTTGGAAATATCAGCTCAACTAGCGATATTATGAATCTAACTAACAAAGAGCTAAAAATTAAAGACAAAACAACAGGTATAATTACTGTTTATACTAGATAA